The Enterobacter oligotrophicus sequence TGATTGATGGCGGGCGTTTCGCCTGCCAGCAGGCGGGGATTGCGCTGGCGGGTGGACACTCCATTGACGCCCCAGAGCCGATTTTCGGCCTGGCCGTCACGGGTGTGGTGCCTACCGAGCGCGTGAAGCGCAACAGCACCGCGCAGGCGGGCTGCAAACTCTTCCTCACCAAACCGCTGGGCATTGGCGTACTCACAACCGCTGAGAAAAAATCTCTGCTGAAACCAGAGCATATTGGCCTGTCAACGGAAGTCATGTGCCAGATGAACCTTGCGGGTGCGGCCTTCGCCAGCATCGACGGCGTGAAGGCGATGACGGACGTCACCGGTTTTGGCCTGCTGGGTCACCTGAGCGAAGTGTGTCAGGGCGCGGGCGTACAGGCGCAGGTCTGGTATCAGGACGTGCCGAAGCTGCCGGGTGTGGAAGAGTATATTGCTCAGGGCGCGGTGCCGGGCGGTACTCAGCGTAACTTCGCCAGCTACGGTCACCTGATGGGCGACATGCCGGAAGCATGGCGTAACCTGCTGTGCGATCCGCAAACCTCCGGTGGCCTGCTGCTGGCGGTCACGCCGGAATCCGAAGCCGACGTTCAGGCGACCGCCGCTGAGTTCGGCATCACGCTGACGGCAATCGGTGAGCTGGTGACCGCGCGCGGTGGCCGACCGATGATTGAGATCCGTTAATTCGATGCGGTTGTTTATTGCCGAAAAGCCGAGCCTGGCGCGTGCTATTGCCGATGTGCTGCCTAAACCGCATCGCAAAGGCGACGGCTTTATCGAATGCGGTAACGGGCAGGTGGTCACCTGGTGTATCGGTCACCTGCTTGAGCAGGCGCAGCCGGATGTTTATGACAGCCGCTATGCCCGCTGGAACCTGAACGATCTGCCCATCGTGCCGGAAAAGTGGCGTTTGCAGCCGCGTCCCTCCGTCACTAAACAGCTCAACGTCATTAAGCGTTTCCTGCATGAAGCGTCTGAAGTCGTCCACGCGGGTGACCCGGACAGGGAAGGGCAACTGCTGGTGGACGAAGTGCTGGATTACCTGGAGCTGGCACCGGAAAAACGCCAGCAGGTACAGCGCTGTTTAATTAACGACCTCAACCCGCAGGCGGTAGAGCGCGCGATTTCGCGTCTGCGCGCCAACAGCGAATTTATCCCGCTGTGCGTCTCCGCATTAGCCCGTGCGCGCGCCGACTGGCTGTATGGCATCAACATGACCCGCGCCTACACCATTCTTGGACGCAACGCGGGTTATCAGGGCGTGCTTTCCGTGGGCCGCGTGCAAACGCCGGTGCTGGGGCTGGTGGTACGTCGTGATGAAGAGATCGAGAACTTCGTCGCCAAAGATTTCTTTGAAGTGAAAGCGCATATCGTCACCCCTAAAGACGAACGCTTTACCGCTGTCTGGCAGCCGAGCGATGCCTGCGAATCGTACCAGGACGAAGAGGGGCGGTTGCTGCATCGCCCGCTGGCGGAGCACGTGGTCAACCGCATTACCGGTCAGCCCGCCATCGTCACCAGCTATAACGATAAACGGGAATCGGAACCCGCGCCGCTGCCGTTCTCGCTTTCAGCGCTGCAGATTGAGGCGGCCAAAAAGTTTGGCCTTAGCGCGCAGAACGTGCTGGATATCTGCCAGAAGCTCTACGAAACCCACAAGCTGATCACCTATCCGCGTTCGGACAGCCGTTATCTGCCGGAAGAACACTTTGCCGGACGTCACTCGGTGATGAACGC is a genomic window containing:
- the selD gene encoding selenide, water dikinase SelD is translated as MSEQTIRLTQYSHGAGCGCKISPKVLETILHSEQAKFVDPNLLVGNETRDDAAVYDLGNGTSIISTTDFFMPIVDNPFDFGRIAATNAISDIFAMGGKPIMAIAILGWPINTIAPEIAREVIDGGRFACQQAGIALAGGHSIDAPEPIFGLAVTGVVPTERVKRNSTAQAGCKLFLTKPLGIGVLTTAEKKSLLKPEHIGLSTEVMCQMNLAGAAFASIDGVKAMTDVTGFGLLGHLSEVCQGAGVQAQVWYQDVPKLPGVEEYIAQGAVPGGTQRNFASYGHLMGDMPEAWRNLLCDPQTSGGLLLAVTPESEADVQATAAEFGITLTAIGELVTARGGRPMIEIR
- a CDS encoding DNA topoisomerase III, which translates into the protein MRLFIAEKPSLARAIADVLPKPHRKGDGFIECGNGQVVTWCIGHLLEQAQPDVYDSRYARWNLNDLPIVPEKWRLQPRPSVTKQLNVIKRFLHEASEVVHAGDPDREGQLLVDEVLDYLELAPEKRQQVQRCLINDLNPQAVERAISRLRANSEFIPLCVSALARARADWLYGINMTRAYTILGRNAGYQGVLSVGRVQTPVLGLVVRRDEEIENFVAKDFFEVKAHIVTPKDERFTAVWQPSDACESYQDEEGRLLHRPLAEHVVNRITGQPAIVTSYNDKRESEPAPLPFSLSALQIEAAKKFGLSAQNVLDICQKLYETHKLITYPRSDSRYLPEEHFAGRHSVMNAIGVHAPDLLPQPAVNPDTHNRCWDDKKVDAHHAIIPTARASNVNLTENEAKVYNLIARQYLMQFCPDAVFRKCVIELEIAKGKFVAKARFLAEAGWRTLLGNKERDEENDGTPLPVVAKDDELLCEKGEVVERQTQPPRHFTDATLLSAMTGIARFVQDKDLKKILRATDGLGTEATRAGIIELLFKRGFLEKKGRYIHSTEPGRALIHSLPELAARPDMTAHWESVLTQISEKQCRYQDFMQPLVGTLYQLIDQARSTPVKRFRGMVAPGAGKKAPFKRSGKKSRVGDNNSAQPSS